From Fusobacterium varium:
TTCTGGGAATTCAGAAGCAGCTTTTGCTGGTGCATTAGGGGTACAATTTGGAGGAAAAACAAGTTATTTTGGAAAAATACACGAAAAACCAACTATTGGAGATAGAAAAAAAAGTTTTGATTTGAGAGATATTATGAAAGCTATAAAACTTTTGTATGTATCTTCATGGGTAGGGATAGGATTATTTACATTAATTACTTATTTAACAGATTTGTTACTAAAAAAAATGTAGAAGGAGAAAAATATGGATCTGCATGGAGGAAATATCTATAGATTAAAAAGAGAAGGAAAAGGAGAATTATTAGATTACAGTTCTAATATAAATCCTTTAGGAGTGCCTGAATCTTTTAAAAAAGCAATAATAGAAAACTTTGATATTCTTGAAAAGTATCCAGACCCTGACTATGTAGAATTAAGGGAAAATATAGGAAAATATAATAATGTTGAAGTTAAAAATATAATAGCAGGAAATGGAGCAACAGAAATTTTATTTTTGTATATGAAAGCTATGCAGCCTAAAAAAACTTTAATAGTATCTCCAAGTTTTGCTGAGTATAAAAGAGCATTAGAAAGTGTAGGAAGTGAAATAATTTATTACCCATTACTGGAAAATAATAATTATAACTTAGATGTGGAAAATTTTATAAAAGAAATGCCTCAATGTGATCTTGTTGTTATATGCAATCCAAATAACCCTACAGGAAGTTTTATTACTTTAAAAGATATAGAAAGAATAAACAGTGTTTTATCTGAAAGAAAAATAAAATTATTCATAGATGAAGCTTTTATAGAGTTTATAAAAGGCTGGGAAGATATGACAAGTGTGCTTTTAAAAGATAAGAATATTTTTGTAATGAGAGCTTTAACTAAGTTTTTTGCTGTACCAGGAGTAAGATTAGGATATGGAATAACTTATGATGAAGAGATAATGAAAAAAATGGAAAAATATAAAGAACCTTGGAGTGTAAATAGTTTTGCTGATATAGCTGGTAAAATTATGCTGTGGGATAAAGAATATATAGAAGCAACTGAAAACTGGATAGAGGAAGAAAAAAAATGGTTTTATGAAGAAAGCTGTAAAATTAAAAATATAAAAACCTTTAAAACAAATGTAAATTTTATTCTGGTAAAACTTTTGAAGAAAAACTCATCTGCTGTAAGAGATGAAATGATAGAAAAAGGTGTAGTTGTGAGAGATGCTTCTAATTTTAAATTTTTAAATAATCAATACATAAGACTTGCAATAAAGAATAGAGAAAATAATATAAAGGTATTGCAGGCTCTGAAAGAGGTGATGTTATGAAAGCCTTTATGCTTGCAGGAATAAGCAGTGGAATAGGAAAAACGACAGTTTCTATGGGGCTTATGTCACTCTTTGAAAATGTATCGCCATTTAAAACTGGACCTGATTATATAGATCCTGGCTTTCATCAGTTTGTAACTGGAAATAAAAGTTATAATCTGGATTTATTTATGATGGGAGAAGAGGGAGTAAAATATAGTTTCTATAAACATCAAAAAGATATATCAATAGTAGAAGGGGTAATGGGGCTGTATGATGGAATAGATAATTCTCTAGATAACAACAGCTCGGCACATCTGTCAAGAGTTCTTGAAATACCTGTAATATTAGTAGTGGATGGAGTAGGAAAAAGTACAAGTATAGCTGCTCAGATACTTGGATATCAATTGCTGGATAAAAGAGTAAATATAGCAGGAGTCATTATCAATAAAGTTTCAAGCAAAAAAACTTATGATATTTTCAAAGAAGCAATAGAGATGTATACAGATATAAAGTGTTTGGGGTATGTACCTAAAGATGAGTCACTGCATATAGGGAGCAGACATTTAGGACTGCTGCAGGCAGAAGAAATTGGAGATTTAAAAGTTAAAATTTCTTCTCTTGCTGAAGTTTTGAAAGAAACAATAGATGTAGATGGAATATTGGAAATAGCAGCCAAAGCTGAAATAGAATCAATGGAAAATCCTTTTAAAAAAGAAAAAGACAGATATAAAGGATTGAAAATAGGAATAGCAAAAGACAGAGCTTTCAGTTTTTACTATAATGATAATATAGAATTGCTGGAATATTTAGGAGTAGAGATAGAATATTTTTCTCCTGTCTATGATAAAAAAATACCAGAAAATATAGATATATTATATTTTGGTGGAGGGTATCCTGAAAATTTTGCAAAGAAGCTTTCAGAAAACAAAAGTATGATAGAATCAGTAAATAAATTTTATCATGATAATGGGAAAATATTTGGTGAATGTGGAGGATTCATGTTTTTATCTAAAGAGATAGAAACAGCAGATGGTGAAAAATTTCCAATGTGCAATATAATAGACTGCAGTATAAAAATGGGAAACAGACTTGACATTTCCAGATTTGGATATATAAGTTTATTAAAAGAAAATAAGATTATTGGAAAAGGACATGAATTTCACTATTCCAAAATAAAAGAGATAGGAAATGATACAAGAAAATATACTGCCAGAAAAAAAGATGGCAGAGAGTGGAGTTGCATATTTGAAGAAAAGGAATTAAAAGGTGGATATCCTCACATCCATTTCTTCACAAGTTTTGATTTATTGAAAGATATACTAGAAAAGGAAGGTAAATAAATGAATACTTATATAAAAGTACCACAGGACATAGAAAAAAGAAGTTTTGAAATAATTGGAGAGGAACTGGGAAATAAAATTAATAAATTTGATGATACAACTCTTCCAGTGATAAAAAGAGTTATACATACTACTGCAGATTTTGAATATGCAGATTTAATAGAATTTATGAATGATGCTATAAATAGTGGAAAAGAAGCTCTTAAAAATGGATGTAAAATATATTGTGATACAAATATGATAGTGAATGGAGCAAGCAAAATGGTGCTTTCTAAATTTAACTGTGAAGCTTATTGCCTTGTAGCAGATAGTGAAGTAGCTAAAGAAGCAAAAGAAAGAGGAGTTACAAGATCAATAGTAGGAATGGAAAAGGCAGCAAAAGATCCAAGTACAAAAATATTTCTTATTGGGAATGCTCCTACTGCTCTTTACCAGTTAAAAGAAATGATAGAAAGAAATGAAATAGAAAGACCTGCTCTTGTAGTTGGAGTTCCAGTAGGATTTGTTGGAGCTGCAGAATCAAAAGAAGCTTTTAAATCATTAGGAATTCCATATATAACAATAAATGGAAGAAAAGGAGGAAGTACAGTAGCAGTTTCTATTCTTCATGGTATACTATATCAAATGTATCAAAGAGAGGGATTCTAATGAATGAAGAACTAAGAAGCGGTTATACTACTGGTACTTGTGCAGCAGCTGGAACAAAAGCAGCTTTAGAAGCCCTTCTTTATGGAAAGGAATCTTCTGAAATAGAAATAACAACTCTTAATGGGGTAGAACTTACTATTCCTGTATTTAAATTAAGGGTGAGAAATAACTTTGCTACTTGTGCTGTAGTAAAATTTGCTGGAGATGATCCAGATGTAACTAATGGAATTAGAATATGTGCAAAAGTAAAATTAGTTAAGGAGCTTCCTCAAATAGAAAAAGGACACTATTTTGATAAATTTGTTCTGGTGGGAGGAAGAGGAGTAGGAACAGCGACTAAAAAAGGAGTACAAGTTCCATTAGGAAAATCGGCAATAAATCCTGGGCCGCAAAAGATGATATCAGAAGTGGTCAATGAATTGTTAGAAGATAAAGAAATAAAAGCTGTAGTTACAATTTATGTTCCAGAAGGAAAAGCAAAATCTCAAAAAACCTTTAATCCTAAACTGGGAATAAAAGGAGGTATCTCTATATTGGGTTCTACTGGAATAGTAAAGCCTATGAGCGAGGAAGCCTTAAAAGATTCCATGTATGCAGAATTGAAAGTATTGAGAATGGATAAAGACAGAGATTGGGTAGTTTTTGCATTTGGAAATTATGGGAAAAATTATTGTGAACGGTTAGGATTAGACTTGGAACAGATGATAGTCATAAGTAACTTTGTAGGATTTATGATAGATTCTGCTGTTAAACTTGATTTTAAAAGAATAATTCTTTTGGGACATATAGGAAAAGCTGTAAAAATAGCTGGAGGAATATTTAATACCCACAGCAGAGTAGCAGATGCAAGAATGGAAATAATGGGAGCAAATGCTTTTCTTGTTGGAGAAAGCTGTGAAAATATAAGAAAAATACTGGAAGCTAATACAGTAGAAGAAGCCTGTGATTATGTAGAAAAAAAAGAACTCTTTACAGTAATAGCGGAAAAAGTTAAGAAGAAAGTTATGGAATACAGCAGAACAGATGACTTAAGATGTGAATCTCTAATATTTTCATTTAAGGGAGATACTTTGGGATATAGTGATGGATTTTACGAATTGGCAGGTGAGGTAGCTGAATAAGATAAATGTAGTTGGATTAGGGCCAGGAAATTTAGATTATCTTACTGGAGCTGGAATAAAAGCTATAAAAGATTGTGAAATAGCTATTGGAGGAAAAAGACAGCTGGAGGAAATTGACATACTCCTATCAGAAAACTGTGAAAAATATGCTTTGGGAAAACTTTTAGATTTAATTAATTATATAAAAGATAACAGGAATAAGAAAATAACAGTAGTTGTATCAGGGGATACGGGATTTTACAGCCTTCTTCCTTTCCTAAAGAAATATTTTTCAAATGAAGAACTGGAAGTGATTCCCGGAATTTCCTCTTATCAATATATGTTTTCAAGAATAGGAGAATGCTGGCAGAATTTTATTCTGGCAAGTGCTCATGGAAGGGATTTTGATTATATAAAAGCAATGGATGAAAAAGATGGGGTGGTTCTTCTTACAGATGAAAAAAATACTCCATATAACATTGGAAAGAAAATCTATGAATCAGGAATAAGAGGAGTGGAAATAATAGTAGGTGAGAGACTGTCTTATCCTGATGAAATAATAACTAGAGTAGATGCAGAGAATTTTGAAGAATTGAATAAAGAATTTAAAATGAATATTGTGATATTGAAAAAAGGAGAAAATTATGCACATCTATGATAATGAATTTATACATGGAGAACTCCCTATGACTAAACAGGAAGTGAGAGTGGTATCTATTGCAAAACTCAGATTAAAAGAAGATTCTGTATTGATAGATGTGGGAGCTGGAACAGGTACTATTGGAATAGAAGCTGCTACATATTTAAAAGATGGAAAAGTAATAGGAATAGAAAAAGAAGAAAAAGGTCTTGAAGTAATAAGAGCAAATGTAAAAAAGTTTAATCTTAAAAACTATTATCTTATACATGGAAGAGCACCACAGGATATTCCAGAGACACACTATGACAGAATGTTCATAGGAGGTTCTACAGGTGGAATGAAAGAGATAGTGGAACATTTTATAAAGTATTCTAAACCTGATTCGAGATTGGTTATAAATGCAATAACACTTGAAACATTAAATAGTGCTATGACTATATTGAAAGAAAAAGGTTTTAATAATATAGAAGTTGTAAATATGTCAGTATCAAGAGGAAAGAAAGTCGGTCCATATACTATGATGTATGGAGAAAATCCGATCTATATAATAACAGCTGTGAAGGAGGAAATTGTAAATGGATAACAAATTTTATGGGATTGGAGTAGGAGTAGGAGACCCTGACCAAATCACATTAAAAGCAATAAAGACGTTAAAGAAATTAGATGTAGTAATATTACCAGAAGCAAAAAAAGATATGGGGAGTACAGCTTATACAATAGCTAAAGAATATTTGAAAGAGGATGTAGAACTTGTATTTATGGAATTTCCAATGTTGAAAAATCCTTTAGATAGAGTAGAAGGAAGAAAAGCAAATACAAGAGTTGTGGAAAAATTATTGGATGAAGGAAAAAATGTAGGATTTCTTACTATAGGAGATACTATGACATACAGTACATATGTATATATACTAGAGCATCTTGATAAAAAATATGAAGTGGAAACTATTCCTGGAATATCTTCATTTGCTGATATATCTTCAAGATTTAATCTGCCAATAGTAATGGGAGATGAATCATTGAAAATAATCGGTCTTAGTGAAACTACTGATATAGAAAAAGAAATAGAAGGAAGTGATAACCTTGTATTCATGAAAGTCAGCAGAAATTTTGACAGACTGAAAGCAGCATTGGAAAAAACAGGAAATATGGAAAATATAATACTGGTTTCTAATTGTGGAAAGGAAAATCAGGAAGTATATTTTGATATTTCTCATTTAGAAAAAGATGATATTCATTATTTCTCTACAATGTTATTAAAAAAAGGAGGAATTGAGCAATGGAAAAAGTTTATTTCATAGGAGCAGGACCTGGAGATCCTGAACTAATAACTATAAAAGGGCAAAGAATAGTAAAAGAAGCAGATATTATTATATATGCTGGTTCTTTAGTACCAAGAGAGGTAATAGAATGTCATAAAGAGGGAGCAGAGATATATAATTCAGCTTCTATGACATTGGAAGAGGTTATGGATGTAACTGTAAAAGGAATAAAAGCTGGAAAAAAAGTTGCCAGAGTACATACTGGAGATCCTGCTATATTTGGTGCACACAGAGAACAAATGGATGTCTTAGATGAAAATGGAATAGAGTATGAAGTTGTTCCAGGAGTAAGTTCATTTCTTGCTTCAGCAGCAGCAGTAAAAAAAGAATTTACACTTCCATCTGTATCACAGACAGTTATCTGTACAAGACTGGAAGGAAGAACACCAGTTCCAGAAAAAGAATCATTGGAAAGCCTTGCTGCTCACAGAGCCTCTATGGCAATATTCCTTTCTGTACATATGATAGGGGATGTAGTAAAAAGGCTTGCTACTTCTTATCCAATGACAACTCCTATTGCAGTAGTTCAAAGAGCTACATGGGAGGATCAAAAAGTGGTAATGGGAACATTGGAAACTATAGAAAAACTTGTAAAAGAAGCAGGAATATCTAAAACAGCTCAAATATTAGTTGGAGATTTTTTAGGAAATGAGTATGAAAAGTCTAAATTATATGATAAAACTTTTACACATGAATTCAGAAAAGGAATAGAATAAAATGAAACTGGCTGTATGGACTGTTACAAGAGGAGCAGGTCATTTAGGAAAAAAATATGGAGAGATATTAGAAGCTGATGTTTTCACACTGAAAAAATTTCAGATAGAAAGTACATTGCAAATGGAAGATTTTACAAGTACTTTAAATGAAAAGTTCAATAAATACGATGGTCATATATTTATTATGGCTACAGGGATAGTTATAAGAAAAATAGCTTCTCTGATAAAAAGTAAAGATGTAGATCCAGCAGTATTAGTTGCAGATGAAGGTGAAAATTTTATTATTTCTCTTCTTTCTGGGCACTTAGGTGGAGCTAATGATCTCACTAATGAGGCTGCTGAAAAACTTGGACTTCTACCAATAATCACTACCAGCTCAGATGTAACTGGAAAAATAGCAGTTGATACTATTTCTCAAAAAATGCAGGGAGAATTAGAAAGTCTTGAGAAGGCAAAAAATGTTACTTCACTTATAGTTGATGGAAAAGAGGTAAATATTCTTCTTCCTAAAAATGTAAAATTTAACAGTGATACAAATGAAGAGGGAATAATAATAGTTTCTAATAGAGAAAAAATAGAAACTATTAGAATATATCCTAAAAATCTGATTCTTGGTATAGGATGCAGAAGAGGTATAGAAACAGAAGTGATAATGGAAGGAATAAAAAAAGCTATGGAGGCTCGTAATCTTTCTGTTAAAAGTATAAAGAAAATAGCTACTGTTGATTTGAAAGCTGATGAGGCAGGGATAATAGAAAGCAGTAAATTATTGAAAAAAGAATTGGTTATAATTTCCAGAGAAGACATAAAAAAAGTTGAAGATAGGTTTGAGGGTTCAGAATTTGTAAAAAAACAGATAGGAGTATCTTGTGTATCTGAACCTTGTGCACTTTTAGCTTCAAATGGAAAAGGAAAATTTATTGAAAATAAATTTATTTATAATGGAATGACAGTATCCATTTATGAGGAGAGTTTTAATGATGAATAAAGGAAAAATATATGTAGTAGGAATAGGTCCTGGAAATATGGAAGATATCAGTGTAAGAGCTTATAATACGCTTAAAAATGTTGATATAATCGCAGGATATACAACTTATGTAGATTTAGTAAAAGATGAATTTAAAGATAAAGAGTTTTATGTATCAGGAATGAAAAAAGAAATAGACAGATGCGAAAAAGTTCTTGAATTAGCAGAAGAAGGAAAAACAGTTGCATTAATCAGCAGTGGAGATGCTGGAATATATGGAATGGCTGGTATTATGATAGAGGTAGCTGCTGACAGTGGAATAGAGGTAGTGGTAATACCAGGGATAACTGCATCAGTGGCAGGAGCAGCTCTTGTAGGAGCACCTATAATGCATGATCAGGCTGTTATAAGTTTGAGTGACCTTTTGACTGACTGGGATGTAATTACTAAAAGAATAGATAAAGCAAGTGAAGGAGATTTTGTAATTTCTCTATATAATCCTAAAAGTAATGGAAGAACTACACAGATTGTTGAAGCAAGAGAAATAATGATGAAACATAAAGCTTCAACTACTCCAGTAGCTTTATTAAGACATGTAGGAAGAGAAGATCAGAACTATACATTAACTGATCTTGAGCATTTTCTTGAACATGAAATAGATATGTTTACAGTAGTTATAATTGGAAATTCAAAATCTTATGTAAAAAATAATAAAATGATTACACCTAGAGGGTATAAGTTATGATCTGGGTTATTGGCGGAACAAAAGATTCAAGAGTATTCCTAGAGAAATTTGCATCTGCTGATAAGAATATTATAGTTTCAACAGCTACTGAGTATGGAGGAAAACTTTTAGAGGGACTTCCAGTAAAAGTGGTATCAGAAAGACTGTCTTTAGAATTAATGAGAGGATTTGTAG
This genomic window contains:
- a CDS encoding threonine-phosphate decarboxylase is translated as MDLHGGNIYRLKREGKGELLDYSSNINPLGVPESFKKAIIENFDILEKYPDPDYVELRENIGKYNNVEVKNIIAGNGATEILFLYMKAMQPKKTLIVSPSFAEYKRALESVGSEIIYYPLLENNNYNLDVENFIKEMPQCDLVVICNPNNPTGSFITLKDIERINSVLSERKIKLFIDEAFIEFIKGWEDMTSVLLKDKNIFVMRALTKFFAVPGVRLGYGITYDEEIMKKMEKYKEPWSVNSFADIAGKIMLWDKEYIEATENWIEEEKKWFYEESCKIKNIKTFKTNVNFILVKLLKKNSSAVRDEMIEKGVVVRDASNFKFLNNQYIRLAIKNRENNIKVLQALKEVML
- the cobB gene encoding cobyrinic acid a,c-diamide synthase; translation: MKAFMLAGISSGIGKTTVSMGLMSLFENVSPFKTGPDYIDPGFHQFVTGNKSYNLDLFMMGEEGVKYSFYKHQKDISIVEGVMGLYDGIDNSLDNNSSAHLSRVLEIPVILVVDGVGKSTSIAAQILGYQLLDKRVNIAGVIINKVSSKKTYDIFKEAIEMYTDIKCLGYVPKDESLHIGSRHLGLLQAEEIGDLKVKISSLAEVLKETIDVDGILEIAAKAEIESMENPFKKEKDRYKGLKIGIAKDRAFSFYYNDNIELLEYLGVEIEYFSPVYDKKIPENIDILYFGGGYPENFAKKLSENKSMIESVNKFYHDNGKIFGECGGFMFLSKEIETADGEKFPMCNIIDCSIKMGNRLDISRFGYISLLKENKIIGKGHEFHYSKIKEIGNDTRKYTARKKDGREWSCIFEEKELKGGYPHIHFFTSFDLLKDILEKEGK
- the cbiC gene encoding cobalt-precorrin-8X methylmutase, with the protein product MNTYIKVPQDIEKRSFEIIGEELGNKINKFDDTTLPVIKRVIHTTADFEYADLIEFMNDAINSGKEALKNGCKIYCDTNMIVNGASKMVLSKFNCEAYCLVADSEVAKEAKERGVTRSIVGMEKAAKDPSTKIFLIGNAPTALYQLKEMIERNEIERPALVVGVPVGFVGAAESKEAFKSLGIPYITINGRKGGSTVAVSILHGILYQMYQREGF
- a CDS encoding cobalt-precorrin-6A synthase, which produces MNEELRSGYTTGTCAAAGTKAALEALLYGKESSEIEITTLNGVELTIPVFKLRVRNNFATCAVVKFAGDDPDVTNGIRICAKVKLVKELPQIEKGHYFDKFVLVGGRGVGTATKKGVQVPLGKSAINPGPQKMISEVVNELLEDKEIKAVVTIYVPEGKAKSQKTFNPKLGIKGGISILGSTGIVKPMSEEALKDSMYAELKVLRMDKDRDWVVFAFGNYGKNYCERLGLDLEQMIVISNFVGFMIDSAVKLDFKRIILLGHIGKAVKIAGGIFNTHSRVADARMEIMGANAFLVGESCENIRKILEANTVEEACDYVEKKELFTVIAEKVKKKVMEYSRTDDLRCESLIFSFKGDTLGYSDGFYELAGEVAE
- the cbiE gene encoding cobalt-precorrin-6Y C(5)-methyltransferase, whose translation is MGKLLDLINYIKDNRNKKITVVVSGDTGFYSLLPFLKKYFSNEELEVIPGISSYQYMFSRIGECWQNFILASAHGRDFDYIKAMDEKDGVVLLTDEKNTPYNIGKKIYESGIRGVEIIVGERLSYPDEIITRVDAENFEELNKEFKMNIVILKKGENYAHL
- the cbiT gene encoding cobalt-precorrin-6Y C(15)-methyltransferase; the encoded protein is MHIYDNEFIHGELPMTKQEVRVVSIAKLRLKEDSVLIDVGAGTGTIGIEAATYLKDGKVIGIEKEEKGLEVIRANVKKFNLKNYYLIHGRAPQDIPETHYDRMFIGGSTGGMKEIVEHFIKYSKPDSRLVINAITLETLNSAMTILKEKGFNNIEVVNMSVSRGKKVGPYTMMYGENPIYIITAVKEEIVNG
- the cbiL gene encoding cobalt-precorrin-2 C(20)-methyltransferase; this translates as MDNKFYGIGVGVGDPDQITLKAIKTLKKLDVVILPEAKKDMGSTAYTIAKEYLKEDVELVFMEFPMLKNPLDRVEGRKANTRVVEKLLDEGKNVGFLTIGDTMTYSTYVYILEHLDKKYEVETIPGISSFADISSRFNLPIVMGDESLKIIGLSETTDIEKEIEGSDNLVFMKVSRNFDRLKAALEKTGNMENIILVSNCGKENQEVYFDISHLEKDDIHYFSTMLLKKGGIEQWKKFIS
- the cbiF gene encoding cobalt-precorrin-4 C(11)-methyltransferase, translated to MEKVYFIGAGPGDPELITIKGQRIVKEADIIIYAGSLVPREVIECHKEGAEIYNSASMTLEEVMDVTVKGIKAGKKVARVHTGDPAIFGAHREQMDVLDENGIEYEVVPGVSSFLASAAAVKKEFTLPSVSQTVICTRLEGRTPVPEKESLESLAAHRASMAIFLSVHMIGDVVKRLATSYPMTTPIAVVQRATWEDQKVVMGTLETIEKLVKEAGISKTAQILVGDFLGNEYEKSKLYDKTFTHEFRKGIE
- the cbiG gene encoding cobalamin biosynthesis protein, whose translation is MKLAVWTVTRGAGHLGKKYGEILEADVFTLKKFQIESTLQMEDFTSTLNEKFNKYDGHIFIMATGIVIRKIASLIKSKDVDPAVLVADEGENFIISLLSGHLGGANDLTNEAAEKLGLLPIITTSSDVTGKIAVDTISQKMQGELESLEKAKNVTSLIVDGKEVNILLPKNVKFNSDTNEEGIIIVSNREKIETIRIYPKNLILGIGCRRGIETEVIMEGIKKAMEARNLSVKSIKKIATVDLKADEAGIIESSKLLKKELVIISREDIKKVEDRFEGSEFVKKQIGVSCVSEPCALLASNGKGKFIENKFIYNGMTVSIYEESFNDE
- the cbiH gene encoding cobalt-precorrin-3B C(17)-methyltransferase, yielding MMNKGKIYVVGIGPGNMEDISVRAYNTLKNVDIIAGYTTYVDLVKDEFKDKEFYVSGMKKEIDRCEKVLELAEEGKTVALISSGDAGIYGMAGIMIEVAADSGIEVVVIPGITASVAGAALVGAPIMHDQAVISLSDLLTDWDVITKRIDKASEGDFVISLYNPKSNGRTTQIVEAREIMMKHKASTTPVALLRHVGREDQNYTLTDLEHFLEHEIDMFTVVIIGNSKSYVKNNKMITPRGYKL